One region of Salvelinus namaycush isolate Seneca chromosome 3, SaNama_1.0, whole genome shotgun sequence genomic DNA includes:
- the LOC120043821 gene encoding class A basic helix-loop-helix protein 9-like, which translates to MSCSSLARLEEFSEEELELSMLGQGEDVEASDGSPKGPSEGSASSPPSDDTEGDQSKKRSRPVRSKARRVAANVRERKRILDYNQAFNALRVALNHNLSGKRLSKISTLQRAINRISALSVFLSSNPPSKPCSHRECHRPAGRVTVAHRLESQNYVSCNHASLPHQIQPQQGTHPQPHRLPTETHLYIDSLGSSCPPSPHYPCYPAKGQLYPSRGHCVTGNPLEQPPSPIRYTQVGEGLGYQTRGWASCAQGYIDAFMESSPALGLPWQVSHIQETAGPQHSLPLL; encoded by the exons ATGAGCTGCAGCAGTCTGGCAAGGTTAGAGGAATTCTCAGAGGAGGAGCTGGAGCTGAGCATGCTGGGTCAGGGGGAGGATGTTGAGGCGAGCGACGGCAGCCCCAAGGGCCCCAGCGAGGGCTCGGCCAGCAGCCCCCCCAGCGATGACACTGAGGGGGACCAGTCCAAGAAGCGTAGCCGCCCGGTCCGCTCCAAGGCCCGCCGTGTGGCCGCCAACGTACGTGAACGCAAAcgcatcctggactacaaccaggCCTTCAACGCTCTGCGTGTGGCACTCAACCACAACCTCAGCGGCAAGCGGCTCTCCAAGATTTCCACCCTGCAGAGGGCCATCAACCGCATCTCAgccctgtctgtcttcctcagCTCCAACCCCCCCAGTAAGCCTTGCTCCCACCGGGAGTGCCACAGGCCAGCTGGGAG GGTGACAGTTGCTCATCGCCTGGAGTCCCAGAACTACGTCTCCTGTAACCACGCATCACTCCCCCATCAGATCCAGCCCCAGCAGGGAACCCACCCTCAACCTCACAGGCTGCCAACAGAGACACACCTCTACATTGACAGCTTGGGCTCCTCATGCCccccctcgccacactacccctGCTATCCTGCCAAGGGCCAGTTGTACCCCTCACGCGGACACTGTGTGACAGGGAACCCCTTGGAGCAGCCGCCAAGCCCTATTAGGTACACACAGGTGGGCGAAGGGCTGGGGTACCAGACGAGGGGGTGGGCCTCCTGCGCCCAGGGCTACATTGATGCCTTTATGGAGTCGTCTCCAGCCCTGGGCCTCCCCTGGCAGGTGAGCCACATCCAGGAGACAGCAGGCCCCCAGCACAGCCTGCCCCTGCTCTGA